The following proteins are co-located in the Silene latifolia isolate original U9 population chromosome 1, ASM4854445v1, whole genome shotgun sequence genome:
- the LOC141588106 gene encoding uncharacterized protein LOC141588106, with translation MQTDGDGEESDATDETPRVPIRYTSDHKMILEPAGLWFMDDCVVRGVTKSTKTNFVGPIPTSWTQASEAQRDAWFNNFRQAYAWSPSQERNVRIRYEEVGTRRYRDVIWKVVRRPKEPEHMKGDKYEGLIKHTKTPAFQKKSKQASLNKRGGKEDAVNEPTHFAGSRSFWNRMLGRGKKKSRPDCVGI, from the exons atgcagacagacggtgacggtgaggagagtgacgctaccgacgagacaccacgggtgccgatacggtacacttcggatcataagatgattcttgagccggcgggattatg gtttatggacgattgcgtggtacgaggtgtcacgaaaagcacgaagactaatttcgtgggtccaattcctacatcgtggacacaagcttctgAAGCACAAAGAGatgcgtggttcaataactttcgg caagcatatgcttggtcaccgtctcaagaacggaatgtccgtatcaggtacgaggaagtcggtactcgacgatatcgggacgtgatttggaaggtagttaggcgcccaaaggaaccagagcacatgaaag gtgacaagtatgaaggcttaataaagcataccaaaactcccgcttttcagaagaagtctaagcaagcatccctcaacaaaagaggaggaaaggaagacgccgtgaacgagcctactcatttcgcgggttcacgatcgttctggaatcgtatgttgggg agaggaaagaagaagtcacggCCCGATTGCGTCGGTATTTAA